The genomic DNA atgggaaacagtgtttaacccctttacaatgaagatctgcaaagttatttggatttttacgaattatctttgaaagacagggtcctgaaaaagagacgtttctttttttgctgagtttatttctaATCTTCTGCTTTCGGGATTAATTGTGATATTATATGATTCCTTTCTAAATCACTTTTTTTGCTAGGCCTAAAGATGTTGAATTAGTCAATTCTAAGTAATACTTCCYTGGACTTTACATCTCAATGATGCCTATATTATGTTTTTTGGAAGTGCAGCTAACTGTTATAAAAAGGAAAAAACAAGTCTTCAAATCCACCGATGCATTTGCATTACTTGACAAAAAGGATAAAYGCAGTTGCGGGACAATCAACTGATTCATATCTGTAACATGGATTATTCTGATCTATTTCACTTATTTTGTTGGTTCGTGTATTGACCACAGTACTACAGTCTTTCTAAATCTATTCCTGTGGGACCCAGAAGGCCTAGCACTAACACACCAGACTCAACTGCTTGACTACTCACTAATCACTCAACTCTTGAATTGTTGAAGCGAGTGTYTTAATAGTGCTGGGCTAGAACCGAAATGTGACTGAGAAGCACTGCAGTACGACAAATAAGAACAAACATGCATAGTGGTTATTTATTGCATTTGGATATACAgtcccttcggaaagtattcggaccccttaacttattacacattttggtaggttacagccttattctaaaattgattaaatcatttgtttccctcatcaatttacataaaataccccataatgacaaagcaaaaacggaatttagaaatgtttgctaatttacaaaaaaaagaaagaaatatctGTACAtatctattcagaccctttactgagtactttgttgaagcatatttggcagcgattacagccacgagtcttcttgggtatgacgttacatgattggcacacctgtatttggggagtttctcccatttttctctgcagatcctctcgagctctgtcaggtcggtgtttgatcaggttcaagtccgggctctggctgggccactcaaggacattcagagacttgtcccaaagccactcctgcattgtcttggctgtgtgtttgggtcgttgtcctgttggaaagtgaaccttcgccccagtctgaggtcctgagcgctctagaggatctctctgtactttgctttgttcatctttccctcgatcctgactagtctcccagtctctgccgctgaaaaacatccccacaacatgatgctgccaccaccatgcttcaccgcaagGCATTCAGtcctcaatcttggtttcatcagaccagagaatcttgtttctcatggtctgagagtctttaagtgccttttggcaatcacCAAGCGTGttgtcaggtgccttttactgaggagtggcttccgcctggccactctaccataaaggcctgattggtggagtgctgcagagatggttgtccttctggaaggttctcccatctccacagaggaactctagagctctgtcagattgaccatcgggttcttggtcacctccctcacaaagacccttctcccccaattgctcagtttggccgcacGGCCAactctaggtagagtcttggtggttccaaacttcttacatttaagaatgatggaggccactgtgttcttggggaccttcaatgctgcagacattttttggtacccttccccagatctgtgcctcgacacaatcctgtcttggagctctacggacaattcctttgacctaatggcttggtattttctctgacatgcactgtcaactgtgggaccttatatagacaggtgtgtgcttttccaaatcatgttcaatcaattgaatttaccacaggtggacttcaatcaagttgtagaaacatctcaaggatgatcaatggaaacaggatgcacctgagctcaatttRgagtctcatagcaaagggtcagaatacttatgtaaataaggtgtttctgttttttattttcaatacatttgcaaaaaatgcttaaaacctgtttttgcttcgtcattatgaggatttttatttatttaatccattttagaataaggctgtaatataacaaatgtgggaaaagtaaaggggtctgaatactttccaaaggcactgcaAAGGCATTCATTGTTAGGCACATTAAACAATAGGATATATAGTACAATACACTAACATAATGCAATTTCCTTTAGTTGGCATAACTACAAAACGATTAAAATGCTCAACATTCAACATCAACCACCCTTAAAGGACACAGCAAGACATTAGAATTCAAAGAAGAAAGTACAGTWTACAATTAGTGTACGCTTGTTTGTGTTGTCAATACTTGCTCACGTTGATCAGTCTTGCTTTAACCAGTTTTTCGGTCATACATTGTGAGCAACTAAAACAAGAAAAGAGTTGTCAGTTAATAGTTGCTAGTTGTAGCTGAAATGTGAGATGCAATGATTCTACCGAGGCGTTTTCTTATGTTGTAATAGTCAGTGTGTTTGCTGCTTTAAACAGACAAGTGGACAGGAAACACAGGCCCATGCAGAGAGCACAGCCTTGTTTTTGATATGAGGTCGTGTGGTTAGAGGTGGAGAGTGACTCTGAGCTAACTCTTACAAACAGTGTGAGCTCCTCTGTAGAAGCCTGTGCTGTTttgcaaacacatacagtacataaacatgAATAATCTTACTTACAAGGAAAAAATCTGTGATAATTACTGAAATATCCATTACTAACCATTATACCATATTTCGATGGATGTGTTGAGGTTTATCTATCatgaaaaatacaacaaaattggAATTAGAGTCAAAGTGCTCCTTAAATGACTCCCAAAATACTCCCTAAGAATCCCTATAAGTGTTTTCTATGTACTATGAAGGATTGGTGTAAGCTTTTAATCCTACCTCTTTTATCTAACATAGGGACACCTGAAggtgtaaaaaaagaagaagaaaaaaggttTCCGGCATTTCGATTTGAAGGGTAGATATATATGGTTAAAACGCTTTGAGACAGTCATTTTTCTGATGTGTCAAGATGCGCGCCTGCCTTTTTCTGTTGTGGAGTACTCTCTCAGGTAAATTCATTTCCAACTCTTGTGTTATTACCACTTCAACAATGCTTCCTTTATGGCAAATTCTTAACCCAAAcattggcaacaacaaaaaaatgattcGCTTTTCCGTCACATCTACCAATCAGACAGTTTGCATAATTCTGAGTTTCATAATTCATGTTTTTGCTTACAGCTACTTGGACAAACCAAATAATTGTGACCCAGACACCAGGTATGGTGAAGATGATAGCCGGTGGCACGGTGACTTTGAAGTGTCATGTTGATCAGATTCTCGCCTTTTGCCACTCAGTGAGTTGGATGAAAGTAGACCCCAGGACTGGAACAATGAGCACAAGAACTAACGTAAAGATTAATACGACCTCTGAGGTAGGGAAACGGGACAGAGTATGTTCGGCAACCATCACCAACGCATTAGTGAGCGACTCTGGCATGTACTACTGTTCGGCTGTTCACTCCAAGGCGGTCCACACTGGCAACGGATCCAATCTAATTGTCACAGGTGAAATACAACTATGCATTTGRTAATATCAACACCATATAAGCTGCACTGCAAATAACAAGGCGGAAGGAWTCTCCCCAAATGATAATTGAAAGCTATTCTTCTCATTACAGAGAGCAGCACTGAATCCCCAAACATCAAAATGGTCTCATCATCAGACAGTGACGGCTCCTCCGCCGCTCTGCTGTGTTTGGTGTCAGGAGTGGTCCCGTCTCAAGTCCATGTGTTCTGGCTCATAGACGGGAGAGAGGACAGTGGACTTACTGAGTCCACCTGGACAGACAACAGTGATTCAGCCACAGAGTTCACTAGGAACCAGATTCTAGTCCAGGCAGAGGAGTGGGACAGAGGGGTTCAGTGTACGTGTGTGGTGGAGTTTGAGGGAAATTCTATCAACAAAACTGTGCAAAGAATAGGTACgtaaaaaatatgctttttgggACATTATGGTCAACATTCCCCTCCCAATTGCACCCTTGCAGTGAACAAAACGACTGTTTTACTGCTAGAGAATTCTCTTAACAATGTCCATGACAAGGCACAGAATATTTATGCAGATTACAGTTACCTTACTTACTTAGTACAGTTACATACTTATCTTTGTGTATGGTATATCATATCCTCAGATCTTGGCGTGCTGTGTTACGTCACAGTGTGGATATACAGACTCCTGGGAATAACTGCCTGGCTTCTGCTGTTGATCATGGCTACCACTGTGGCAGCATGCAGGGGCAAAAATAGAGGTATGTATAAATACTGACATAGGTCCTGAATGACCCAAATACATGAATAGAATAGCatgtaataatacaaatatacaaatgtaCTGTACGTTGTAATGGTTCAGTTAAACAGTAGAATAATTCATCTGTTTTGACATGCACTGTTTTGAGTCTTTATTTCCATTTTGTGACTTAGGTGTTCAGAGGAATGGTACCTCAAAGAACAGGGGACGAAGGCATAATTCATCATAAAAAGGTTTTATAGTTTGCCATTTGTACAAAGTCATTTTGGTAGCATTGACATGTGTTAAGACCATTGGGAAAAgttgtttatgttttgttgttgttgctaactATTKAAAAATGAAAGTGTACATTGGAAAATAGCTAATTAGAATTTCAAATTGCAGTTATATTCTTCCCATAGAACATATTCATATCGAATTATTATCCACTGTAAATGCTCTCTCATTACAAGTCCTGGGTCAGATATccacttttttttcttattcGAAACATTTGAGCGAGTGATTGAGATGTTATTGAATTCCTCTCTGTGAACCACACTTTGCTCGGSTTCATGCAGGCAGCTGTGTAGTTACAGACTTCGAATGAATCAATTTCAAGAAAATGTCCATGTTTAAAAGATGCAATGCAATAGTGTTGCTTCATTCCTTATTCTCATGCTATGTTGTTACTGGCTTATTTGCTAAAGTAAGAAACTTTTCCAGAAATCCTCACCATCTATTTTGACTACTAACTTGTAAAGGAGAGACATGACACCCAACTCTTTCTCTTAATAAGTGCATATCagataatcaaataaaatcacattttatttgtcacatgcaccgaatacaacaggtgtggactttaccatgaaatgcttccGTACGAGCCCTTTCCCACCAATGCAGAGTTAAAACYTTTTTtaaaaatgtgctaaataaaaaaaggaaatagtaacacagaCACGTGCATATTTTATGCTAAAATAATTGRAATTGCTGTGCAATAACTGTCCTTCAAATGAAAACGTGAAACTTTGGAAGTAAGCAGTGTGCAGCAGCGTCGCTTATCCGAATCATCTTATTTAGTCCAACAGACTAAATGTGTAGACGTGTCCTATGGGAGATTATTGATGGTGTCTGTCGTTTTGCTTtcgtcattgaaagcaagtcaaaGTAACTTTAAACCAAGTCATTAAGCTTCACAAACCCTTTCAGAGacctcctgtaccccctgttcacccacgactgtgtggccaagcacgactccaacaccatcattacgtttgctgacgacacaacagtggtcaccgacaacgatgagacagcctatagagaggaggtcagagacctggcagtgtggtaacagaacaacaacctctctctcaatgtgagcaagacaaaggagctgatcgtagactataggaaaaggaTGGGACTGAAGTTGAGCGGGTCgagtgtttcaagttccttggtgtccacatcaccaacaaactatcatggtccaaacacaccaagacagttgtgaagtggGCACGATAACACCTTTCCCCRtcaggagactgaaaagatttggtatgggtccccaaatcctcaaaaagttctacagctgcaccatcgagagcatcctgaccggctgcatcatcgcctggtaaggcaactgctcggcgtctgaccgtaaggcgctacagagggtagtgtgtacggcccagtacatcaccggggccaagcttcctgacatccaggacctatataccaaaaaatagtcaaagactccagtcacccaagtcatagactgttctctctgctaccacacggcaagcggtaccgaagcaccaagtctaggaccaaaaggctcattaacagcttatactccaaagccataagactgctgaacaactctatttcttgaactgcatcgttggttaagggcttgtaagtaagcatttcacggtattcggcgcatgtgacaaataaaattggatttgatttttttttattatacagttAGCGGTCTGTGACAGTGGCTAGGTCAGCAACTCCAAAGCATGGATTGcagtctctccttctctataGACTACTTTGAGGGTAAtgaaattaatgaatgaatgaattttgTTATTTGAGTGAAACTATCGCTTTAAATGTCATTGCCAGGTCAATTAATGGAGAAGAGCATGATTTCGTTCAGAGAATGAACTGCCAGATGTTTTCTATGTCAATGTTTGGGGTTGCCACAGATTTGTCAGTTTATAACATAGaggcctcctcttccttcctgccCTACATTTCATAGACTATGAAGAGCCATTTCATTCAACCCGTTTCCAAATGAGGAGTTAAAACATACAGGCTAATTTAAATGGAGTAATAACATTTTCATATGGAAAAGTAGAAAGattggtatacagtgcattcagaaagtattcagaccccttcacattttccacattttgttacgttacagccttattctaaaatggattaaatcactaaaatcgtcatcaatctacacacaataccccataatgacaaagcgaaaacagttttttagaaatgtttagaaatgtattatgaaataaaaaataataatacactatttacataagtattcagaccctatgctatgagactcgaaattgagctcagatgcatcctgtttccattgataatccttaaaatgtttctacaacttgattgaagtccacctgtgataaattcaattgactggacatgatttggaaaggtacacacctgtctatataaggtcccacagttaactgtgcatatcagagcaaaaaccaagccatgaggtcgaaggaaWWMTCCTTAGAGCTccaagacatgattgtgtcgaggcataaatatggggaagggtaccaaaaaatgtctgcagcattgaaggcccccaagaacacagttgcctccatcgtttttaaatggaagactcttcctagaggtggccACCCGGCCWaactgagcaatcgggggagaagggccttggttagggaggtgaccaagaacccaatggtcactctgacagacggaagccactcctcagtaaaaggcacatgacatcccgcttggagtttgccaaaaggSacctaaag from Salvelinus sp. IW2-2015 linkage group LG31, ASM291031v2, whole genome shotgun sequence includes the following:
- the LOC111956138 gene encoding immunoglobulin lambda-1 light chain-like, yielding MRACLFLLWSTLSATWTNQIIVTQTPGMVKMIAGGTVTLKCHVDQILAFCHSVSWMKVDPRTGTMSTRTNVKINTTSEVGKRDRVCSATITNALVSDSGMYYCSAVHSKAVHTGNGSNLIVTESSTESPNIKMVSSSDSDGSSAALLCLVSGVVPSQVHVFWLIDGREDSGLTESTWTDNSDSATEFTRNQILVQAEEWDRGVQCTCVVEFEGNSINKTVQRIDLGVLCYVTVWIYRLLGITAWLLLLIMATTVAACRGKNRGVQRNGTSKNRGRRHNSS